CTCGAGAGTCTGGCCGGTATGCTGCACATACATGTTGTTGAGCCGGGCCCGCAAAGCCAGAATTTCGCGCGCCTGAATCTCGATATCGGTGGCCTGCCCCTGGGCACCGCCGGACGGCTGATGGATCATCACCCGGGCGTTGGGCAGGGAGAAGCGCTTGCCCTTGGCGCCGGCGGTCAACAGCAGCGAGCCCATGGAGGCGGCTTGCCCCAGGCACACGGTGGACACGGACGGGCGGATGTACTGCATGGTGTCGTACATGGCCAGACCACTGGTCACCACGCCGCCGGGCGAATTGATGTAGAACGCGATGTCCTTGTTGGGATTTTCCGATTCCAGGAACAGCAACTGGGCGCAAATCAACGTCGACACTTCATCATAGACCTGACCGGTCAGGAAAACGATGCGCTCCTTCAGCAGGCGCGAATAGATGTCGTAGGAACGCTCGCCCCGGTTGGTCTGCTCGACCACCATCGGCACCAGGGTGTTCATGTAGAGGTCGATGGGGTCTCTCTCTCGCATGGTCTGTCCTTCTTCTTGGCAATCCGGCGCAAATGATCGCGCTGCAATAAACAATGGGGGAGAAAACCCGATAGCACAAGTGGGACGCCGGCATTTCCATGGGGAAATGCCGGCGCCTGATCACCTTACTCCGCCGTGTCGGCCGCCTTCTTCTTGGCGGCGGCCTTCTTCTTCGGCTTGGCCTCGTCCGTGGCCTCGGCCTCGTCCGGATCCTTGCGAAGCTCGGCCGCCGAAACCGGCTTGTCGGTCACCTTGGCCAGTTCCAGGATGAAATCCACCACCTTTTCTTCAAAGATGGGGGCGCGCAGGGCGTTCAGCGCATCCGGGTTACCCTTGTAGTACTGGAACACCATGTGTTCCTGGCCGGGATAGCGGCGGGCTTCCTCGATCAACGCCTTGTTCAGGTCGTCCTGGGTGACGGTGACGTTGTTCTTCTGACCGACTTCGGCCAGCAGCAGACCCAGACGGACGCGGCGTTCGGCCAGCGTCTTGTACTCGGCCTTCAGGGTATCGTCATCCTTGCCTTCGTCGGACGGGTCCAGACGACCGGCTTCACGATCGGTTTCCAGCTGCTTCCAGATGGTTTCGAATTCCTGCTCGACCATGCTGGCCGGCACCTGGAAATCATGGCCGGCGGCCAGGGCGTCCAGCAGGGCGCGCTTGACCTTGTTGCGGCCGATGGCGTTCAGTTCGCGACCGATTTCCTCGGAGATGGCGCCCTTCAGGGCATCGAGCGAATCGAGACCGACCTTCTTGGCCAGTTCGTCGTCGATGGCCGCCGGAACCGCCGCCTTCACTTCCTTGACGGTGACGTCGAATTCCGCCGGCTTGCCCGCCAGCTCGGCATTGCCATAACCCTCGGGGAAGGTCACAGTCACGGTGGCGGTGTCGCCCGCCGACTTGCCGACCAACTGGTCTTCGAAGCCGGGGATGAAGGTGTTGGAACCCAGCTTGAGCGCATAGCCCTCGGCGGTGCCGCCGGGGAAGGCCACGCCGTCTTGCTTGCCGACGAAGTCGATGACCACCACGTCGCCCGAAGCCGAGGCGCGTTCCACCGTCTCGGTGCTTTCGTTGCGATCGGCGATGTTCTTCAGGGTCTCGTCGATTTCCTCGGCCGGAATCTCGGCCTTTTCGCGTTCCAGCGAAATGGTGGAGAAATCCATCGGCGTGATTTCCGGCAGGATTTCCAAGGCCACGGTGAATTCCAGGTCCGCGCCCTCGGCATAGGACGAAATCTCGACCTTGGGCTGGGCGGCGGGGCGCAGGTTGCGCTCGGTGATGGCGTTGTGGGTGCCGTCGTTCACCGCCTGCTCGAGCACTTCGCCCATGATGGCGGCAGTATACTTCTGCTGCACGATCTTCATCGGCACCTTGCCGGGACGGAAGCCGGGCAGCTTCACGGTGCGGGCGATTTCCGCCAGCCGATCCTGGGTGCGCGTCTGGAGCTGACTCGCGGGGACGACGACCTTGAACTCGCGCTTCAGGCCATCAGCATTGGTCTCGGTTACCTGCATCAGTCTTTCGCCAATCGAATCAATACGTTGAAGAATACCAGCATCCACCCGCCCCCACATACGGGGCCTTTGACAGGGCGAAACTGGTGCGGGCGAAGGGACTTGAACCCCCACGGCTTTCACCGCCAGAACCTAAATCTGGTGCGTCTACCAGTTCCGCCACGCCCGCCAAAGTTCGGGTGCGCGGACCTGAGAATCGGCTGATTTCCAGGCCCGGCCCGCCGGAACGCGTGTCTATAGCATGGAAAAGCGCGTTGATACAGACCTTGTGAGCGGGTTTTTTCACAAGCCCAGCATCGACGAGTTTTAAAAACCATATAGACTTTGCGATAATTATCTTATACTTCGGTGTAGTGTAAACGGAGGTTGGGGCCCCCACTTATGAATGGGTGCTCCGCGTCTTCGGTATAGTTGCTGGCTCTGGGGGGGCTTTCAAGTGATGGATCTGGACCGTTCGGGACGTATCGACTTTTTGCAGATCGATGCCGACACCTGCGCGACCTTGCGCGAGTTCCGCGTCATTTTGGCGCCCCATATCGATCGGTTGCTTGATTCGTTTTATGCTCACGTCAAAAACTATCCCGAAATCTCGGTCAAATTCGCCACCCCCGAACGCATTGCCCATGCCGCCGCCATGCAGAAGAAGCACTGGCTGGATTCGGTGTTCATCGGCAATTTCGACGAAAATTATTTCGCCAACGTCACCCAGATCGGCCAAATTCATCAGCGCATCGGCCTTGAGCCCCGGTGGTATACCGCCGGTTATTGCTTCGTGCTGAATCAGGTGTTCGCCCTGGCGGTCCAAGCCTATCGCAAGAAGCCGGAAATGGCCGCCCGCGTCATCGCCGCCGTCAACAAGGCGGCCTATCTGGACATGGACCTGGCCACCTCGGTCTATATCGAGACCAACACCGCCGCGATCATCGCCCGTGAACTGGGAAGCAAGGCCGACGGGTTCGAGCGTGACGTCAAGGGCGTGGTGTCGCAGGTCGCCAGTGCCGCCACCCAGGTGGAAGCCGCCGCCCGCACCATGGCCGCCAACGCCGAGGAAACCTCGGTTCAGTCGACCACCGTGGCCGCCGCCGCCGAGGAAGCCACCACCAACATCCAGACCGTGGCCGCGGCCGCCGAGGAATTGTCGTCCTCCATCGAGGAAATCAGTCGTCAGGTGTCGCATTCCGCCTCCATCGCCTCGTCGGCCATGGAAGAAGCGGCGCGCACCAACGAAATGGTGGAAAGCCTGTCGGAAGCCGCCGCCAAGATCGGCCAGGTGGTCAATCTGATCAATGCCATCGCCAGCCAGACCAATCTGTTGGCGCTGAACGCCACCATCGAGGCGGCGCGCGCCGGCGATGCCGGCAAGGGCTTCGCCGTCGTCGCCAACGAAGTGAAGTCGCTGGCCAACCAGACCGCCAAGGCGACCCAGGAAATCGGCCAGCAGATCAACGCCGTGCAAAACGCCACCCGCGACGCGGTGGGCGCCATCGGCGACATCGCCCGGACCATCGGCCAGATCAACGACATCGCCGGCTCCATCGCCGCCGCGGTCGAGGAACAGGGCGCCGCCACCCAGGAAATCGCCCGCAACGTCCAGCAGGCGGCCATGGGCACCCAGGAAGTCACCGGCACCATCGCCCGCGTCTCCGCCGCCGCCTATGAAACCGGCAATACCGCACGCGAGGTGCTGACCGCCGCCGCCTCACTGGCGGAAAATTCCAACGTGCTGGAACAACAGGTGGACAATTTCGTCCGCGACATCCGCGCCGGCTGATCGGCCCGTCACGGGCCACTTTTGAAACTGGTCTAAAGCCACTTGCGGCGCCGGAAGTACCATAGCGGCACGATGGCCGACAAAAGCATCAGCCCTATTGCCCACAGGTACCCAAAGCGCCAGCCCAGTTCCGGCATGACCTGAAAATTCATGCCGTAAATACTGGCGATCAATGTCGGCGGCAGAAAGGCCACCGCCGCCACCGAGAAAATCTTGATGATGTTGTTCTGCTCGATATTGATCAGGCCCAAAGTGGCGTCGAGCAGAAATGAAACCTTGCTGGACAGAAAATTGGCATGTTCGGCGATGGAGGTGGCGTCGCGCATCAGCGTCTTGATGCGCGACCGGGCGTCTTTCTTGAAACTGGCTTGCGCCGACAAGAACAGCAGCAGCCGGTTCAGCCCCAGCAAGCTGTCCTTGGCCCGGGTGGCCAGATCCCCGGTCCGACCGACATTCTGCAAGATACGACGCAAGTCCTTGCTGCCGCGCGGTTGATCATCGGCGGAAACAAAGACCTGACGGGACAATGCCTCAAGATCGGCGGTTGCCCCTTCCAGAATGTCGGCCAGACGATCGGCGATCTGTTCCAGCAATCCCATCAACGCTTTCTCACCATCGGCGATCATGGCGGGGTTGCGGCTGATCCGGCGGATGAACATGGAAAACGGCACCGGATCGACATAGCGCACGGTGATCATGCGGCCATCGACGATGATGAAGGTGATTGCCGCCGATTCGGGGGCTTCGGTCGTCGCCTTGTTAATGATCGGCATGGTCATGACCATGGCCCGACCCTCCACATAAAGGCGACTGGACAGCTCGATTTCCTGCATTTCCTCACGGGTGGGAACTTCGATCTCGGTCCACACCTCCACCAACCGCTCCTCGTCGCGCGTTGGTGACAGCAGGTCGATCCACACCGTCGAAGGCGGCAGCCCGCCGCCCCCACCGCCCTGCACCACGTCCTGACACAGCAGGCCTTGATCGAGATAAAAGACAGTCAGCATCGCGGGGGCTCCGGCGGCTCAAGACTTGCTGCTACGCCCTTGCCTTGATGCTGTCAACCTTTCAACAACGCCTTGACCCCTTGTGAGATCACCACCTTGCCGCGCCCGGCATAGGCTTCGTGATTGGTTTCGATGTCGTCCAGCTTATAAAGATAATTGACCATCAGGCCGCAGGACTGGGCCAGCCCCTTGGCGCTGGTATCGGCCAGCCAGTTCAGCCGCTCGATGCGGGCGCCGTTGGAAAGGTGAAAATGGGCCACTGGGTCGATGGCGCGGTCGGCTCCCTTGCGCTCCTCGGCCAGATAGCGGGCCGCCAGTCGCGACAGCGGCGCCCGCAGGGTTTCGGCCAGATGGCTGTCGTCGATCCAGGCCGGATCGGCCAGCAGCGTCTTCAGGCTGCCCTTGGCCGCCAAACCGTTGGAAATCTGGGCCAGCGCCCGATGCTCGGGGCCGGTCAACAGACCGGGCTCGCCCGTCCCCAGCTTTGCTTCCAGCCAGGGGCGGAAACCGGGAAGCGGCGACAGGGTGGCGAAGGTCTTGAGCGATTTGAACTCGCGCGTCAGTTCCTCGACCACCCGCTTGATCAGGAAATTGCCGAAGCTGATGCCGTTCAACCCGCGCTGGGCATTGTTGATGGAATAGAAAATGGCGGTGTCGGCGGCCTCGGGGTTGCCTGGCGGCGCGTTCAAATCCAGTAATTGATGGATGTCGCCGCTCATACCCTGGACCAGGGCGACCTCGACGAAGATCAGCGGCTCGTCCGGCATGCGCGGATGGAAAAAGCCGTAAAGCCGGCGGTCGGAATCCAGGCGGTTCTTCAGATCGTCCCAGCCATGGATGGCGTGCACGGCTTCATAATGGATCAGCTTTTCCAGCACATTGGCCGGTGACGCCCAGGTCAGGCGGCGCAATTCGAGAAAGCCGACGTCGAACCACGCCGCCAGCAACCCCTTGAGGTCGGCTTCCAGCGCCCGCAAGCCGGCATCGCCCTTGGCCAACACCGCCAGTTCGGCCCGCATGTCCACCAGGAACTTCACCCCCTCGGGCAGGGCGTTGAACTGGGTCAGCAAGGTCAGGCGCGGCGGCTCCAGCACCTGGCGCAGACGTTGTTCGGCCAGCGCGCGCTTGTCGGCGGGGGCTTGGCGCAGGGCTTCCATGGCCTGATCCACCGCATGGGAATCGGGGCCGAATTCATCCGCCGCCAGTTTAAGAAAACGGCGCCGTCCCTCGGTCGACAGTGACAGGTATTCGCGCCCCAGGGCGGCGGCACGGGCACGGGCGGACACCTCGCCGCCCTTGCCGTCGAGGCAGGCCTGCATCTGCCCGCGCAGACAGGCGAGATCATCGTCGGAAAGGTCGGGGGCGAAGTTCAGGGCCTCGCAGCCCTTGGCGCTGCCGGCCACGTCCAGCCACGATTTGGCCAAGCCCTTGATACGGTCCAGCAAGGACGGAACCATCACCTGGGTCATGGGCGGCCTCCCTTTATGATTGTCGTTACGCCTCAGGATTTAGGTGCATTTTCCTTATGGTAAAGACTGCGCAACACCACCGGCAAGGATTGATCCATATCCTCGGCGATCAGGCCGGGGCCGATCAGCGACGCCGCCGCCCCATGCATCCAGGCCCCGGCACAGGCAGCGTCGAAACCATCCATGCCCGCCGCCAGCAGCCCGCCGATGATACCGGCCAGCACATCGCCCGAGCCGGCGGTGGCCAGCCAGGGCGGGGCATTGGCGTTGAGAACGGCGCGACCATCGGGGTGCGCGATCACCGTGTCCGCCCCCTTCAGCAGCACCACGGCGCCGGAACACGACGCCGCCTGCCGCGCCCGCTCCAGCCGCGAACCGGCAATGGCGCCGAACAGACGCTCGAACTCGCCGTCATGGGGGGTGAGCACCGCCGATGGCGACAACAGCCGCCGCAACGTATCCTTGCCGCCGCCGAACCACGACAGCGCATCGGCATCCAGCACGCATTTGCGCTCGGCCTCCAGCACCGCCTGCAACTGGCCGCGCCGGCCCTCGCCCTGCCCCGCCCCCGGCCCCAACACCCAGGCGTTGCGGCGCTCATCCGCCAATAGGGCGGACAGATCGCCATCGGCGATGACGATGTTGCCGGGATCGCCCATGCGATAGACCGCCAAGGCGGATTCGGGGGCGGCGATGGTCACCAGTCCGGCCCCGACCCGCCGCCCTGCCCTGGCCGCCAGCCGCGCCGCCCCGGTCATCACCGCGCCGCCCACGATGGTGAGGTGGCCACGGCTGTATTTATGATCCATCGCCGCCGGCACCGGCAGATGCGCCCGCCACAGTTGGGGGCAATTCTCGGCCATGGCCGGGTCAACCTCGACCAGCACCTGATCGGGGATGCCGATATCGGCCACCACCACCTCGCCGCACAGGGCCCGGCCCGGATACAGCAGATGGCCGGGTTTCTTGCGGAAGAAGGTCACCGTCGCCACCGCCTGCGGCGCCAGCCCCAGCACCGCCCCGGTATCGCCATCGACCCCCGACGGCACATCGACGGCGATCACCGGCAGCTTGCGGCGGCGGATTTCGGCGATGATGTCCGCCGCCGCGCCATCCAGCGGTCGGGCCAGACCGGCGCCGAACAGGGCATCGACCACCAATTGGGCCCGATCCAGCACATCGACGGTCAGGGCTTCGCTGTCGCCGCTCCAGCGTCCGGCCATGATGGCGGCGTCGCCCTTCAGGTTTTCCAACTCGCCCAGCAGCGCCAGCCGCACGCCGAAGCCATGGCGGCGCAGCAACCGAGCGATGACGAAACCGTCGCCGCCATTGTTGCCCGGCCCGCACAACACTGCCACCCGGCAGGGCTGGAACCGTCGGCGAACCTCGCGCGCGACCGCCCAGCCGGCGGCCTCCATCAGCGTTTCACCGGCGATGCCGCCGGCCATGGCCAGGGAATCGGCGCGGTACATTTCAGCCACGCTCAGGATTTCGGCGTTCATCCGTTCCTCCGTCGATACCAACCCAGGGTAAGCCTTTCGACGGCACAAGCGAATCGCATCATTGTCGCCCCACCCTTGCGGCAATGCGGGGCATGGGATAGGACTGAGACCTTGCGTGACGGTCGCTCGGGGAAAAGTACACTGAGCGAAGCGAAGGACTTTTTCACGAATAGCTTAACGGAGTCGCATGTGAAGGTGCTGGTCTTGGGTGCCGGAATCATCGGCACCACCACCGCATATCATCTGGCCCAGGCCGGACACCAGGTTGTGGTCGTCGACCGCCAGGACGGTGTCGGCATGGAAACCAGCTTCGCCAATGGCGGCCAGATTTCACCTTGCCACGCCGAACCTTGGGCCAATCCGTCGGTGCTGCCCAAGGTGATCAAGTGGCTGGGCCGCGATGACGCGCCTTTGTTGTTCCGCTGGAACCGCTGGGACCCGGCATTGTGGGCCTGGGGCCTGCGCTTCATCGCCAATTGCACCTCTTCCCGCGCCGCCATCAATACCGAACGGACCTTGCGCGTCGCGCTTTATTCCCGCGCCTGTTTGCAGGATCTCCGTGAAAGACTGGGGCTGCAATACGACCAGCGCCGCCAGGGCATCTTGCATGTCTACCGCTCGGAACGGGAATTCGCCCAAGGCCGCAAGGCGGCGGCGCTGATGAATCGCTTCGGCCTCGACCGCCAGATCAAGGATTCGGCGCAATGCGTCGCCATCGAGCCGGCACTGGCCTCGGTGGCCGGACAATTGGCCGGCGGCATCCTGACACCAGGCGATGAAAGCGGCGATGCCCATAAATTCACCCGCGCCATGGCCGACCACGCCCAACGAGAAGGGGCCGAGTTCCGCTTCGGCACCCGGGTCGGCGCCATCCTGCGCGATGATGATCGGGTCACCGGAATCCGCACCGACCAGGGCGATATCCTGGCCGACGCGGTGGTGCTGGCGCTGGGATCGTGGAGCCCCTTGCTGGCGCGACCGGCGGGCATTCGCCTGCCCATCGTCCCGGCCAAGGGCTATTCCATCACCATCCCGGCGGATGGTCCGGCGGCGCCCTTCGTCTCGGTTACCGACGACGAGCACAAGATGGTCTATTCCCGCCTGGGCGACCGCCTGCGCGCCGCCGGCACCGCCGAGATGACCGGGTACGACACATCGCTCAACCCCAAGCGCTGGCGCCTGATCCTGGAGCGCGCCCGCGCCCTGTTCCCGCTGGCCGGTGACTTCGATCAGGCCCAACCCTGGGCCGGCCTGCGCCCGGTCACCCCTGACAGCGTGCCCTTGATCGGTGCCACCCGCCTGCCCGGTCTGTGGCTGAATACCGGCCACGGCACCTTGGGCTGGACCATGGCGGCCGGCTCGGCCCGCATCGTCGCCGACCTGATCTCGGGACGCGATCCCGACATCGACCTGAGCGGATTGGGGCCTGAACGTTTCACCCTTCCGTTTTGAAACGAGGTCCAGAGCAGATTCCGTTCACACGGAATCTGCTCTGGAGTCTGCCCATGGCGCCCGTAGCCGGGCTCGCTCAGTGCCGCGCGGGCTGGTCGCCTTTTCCGCCCTGACTTCATCAGAGCGGAAAAGGCTCTAAATATCATCCTTTTGCGTCTCGGAAACCGGCTCGGAAGGTGTTTCCTCGACTTTCTTGCGCCGGCGCACCGGGCGGTGCGACCAGGGTCGCTTACCTTGCCATTTGGCGACGCTCAGGGTTTTCAGATCGTCCAGCCACAAGGCGTGGGCGCCCCGGCGCCACAGATCGATGCGGTCGATGACCAGACGCGGTCCCCGGCAGGCATCGCGCACCGGCACGGCACTGACCACCACCTGGGCACTGGCACAAGCGGCGGCGATACCGGCTTCGTTCTGGATCAACGCCACCACTATGCCGTCACGGCGCCAGACGCAGCCCAACGGATCACACGACAAGGCGCCGTCGTGACTGCGCCCCTGTTTAGGCCAGCGCTCGCTCGACAGCGGACCGGCGCGGCGGTCCCAGCTTTCCTTGATGATGCGGCCGCCGCGACTGACCAGCAACGAACCGTCCTCCATACGCAGGCCAAAGGCATAACCGCGACCGTCCACCAGCAGATCGGGCGGATGGGCCAGGAAAAAACCGCTCAGGCCCAACACCATGGGCGCCAGCCCCCATAGTCGCCAGCTGCCGCGCCAGATCAACAGCCACAGCCCGCCCAGGGTAAAGCAGGCCATGCCCCACGGCGC
This is a stretch of genomic DNA from Magnetospirillum gryphiswaldense MSR-1 v2. It encodes these proteins:
- a CDS encoding globin-coupled sensor protein encodes the protein MDLDRSGRIDFLQIDADTCATLREFRVILAPHIDRLLDSFYAHVKNYPEISVKFATPERIAHAAAMQKKHWLDSVFIGNFDENYFANVTQIGQIHQRIGLEPRWYTAGYCFVLNQVFALAVQAYRKKPEMAARVIAAVNKAAYLDMDLATSVYIETNTAAIIARELGSKADGFERDVKGVVSQVASAATQVEAAARTMAANAEETSVQSTTVAAAAEEATTNIQTVAAAAEELSSSIEEISRQVSHSASIASSAMEEAARTNEMVESLSEAAAKIGQVVNLINAIASQTNLLALNATIEAARAGDAGKGFAVVANEVKSLANQTAKATQEIGQQINAVQNATRDAVGAIGDIARTIGQINDIAGSIAAAVEEQGAATQEIARNVQQAAMGTQEVTGTIARVSAAAYETGNTAREVLTAAASLAENSNVLEQQVDNFVRDIRAG
- the clpP gene encoding ATP-dependent Clp endopeptidase proteolytic subunit ClpP, whose product is MRERDPIDLYMNTLVPMVVEQTNRGERSYDIYSRLLKERIVFLTGQVYDEVSTLICAQLLFLESENPNKDIAFYINSPGGVVTSGLAMYDTMQYIRPSVSTVCLGQAASMGSLLLTAGAKGKRFSLPNARVMIHQPSGGAQGQATDIEIQAREILALRARLNNMYVQHTGQTLEVIERAMERDKYMTADEAKEFGLIDEVVSNRPTLEEIQAKG
- a CDS encoding malonyl-CoA decarboxylase, which produces MTQVMVPSLLDRIKGLAKSWLDVAGSAKGCEALNFAPDLSDDDLACLRGQMQACLDGKGGEVSARARAAALGREYLSLSTEGRRRFLKLAADEFGPDSHAVDQAMEALRQAPADKRALAEQRLRQVLEPPRLTLLTQFNALPEGVKFLVDMRAELAVLAKGDAGLRALEADLKGLLAAWFDVGFLELRRLTWASPANVLEKLIHYEAVHAIHGWDDLKNRLDSDRRLYGFFHPRMPDEPLIFVEVALVQGMSGDIHQLLDLNAPPGNPEAADTAIFYSINNAQRGLNGISFGNFLIKRVVEELTREFKSLKTFATLSPLPGFRPWLEAKLGTGEPGLLTGPEHRALAQISNGLAAKGSLKTLLADPAWIDDSHLAETLRAPLSRLAARYLAEERKGADRAIDPVAHFHLSNGARIERLNWLADTSAKGLAQSCGLMVNYLYKLDDIETNHEAYAGRGKVVISQGVKALLKG
- a CDS encoding magnesium transporter CorA family protein, which translates into the protein MLTVFYLDQGLLCQDVVQGGGGGGLPPSTVWIDLLSPTRDEERLVEVWTEIEVPTREEMQEIELSSRLYVEGRAMVMTMPIINKATTEAPESAAITFIIVDGRMITVRYVDPVPFSMFIRRISRNPAMIADGEKALMGLLEQIADRLADILEGATADLEALSRQVFVSADDQPRGSKDLRRILQNVGRTGDLATRAKDSLLGLNRLLLFLSAQASFKKDARSRIKTLMRDATSIAEHANFLSSKVSFLLDATLGLINIEQNNIIKIFSVAAVAFLPPTLIASIYGMNFQVMPELGWRFGYLWAIGLMLLSAIVPLWYFRRRKWL
- a CDS encoding bifunctional ADP-dependent NAD(P)H-hydrate dehydratase/NAD(P)H-hydrate epimerase, which encodes MNAEILSVAEMYRADSLAMAGGIAGETLMEAAGWAVAREVRRRFQPCRVAVLCGPGNNGGDGFVIARLLRRHGFGVRLALLGELENLKGDAAIMAGRWSGDSEALTVDVLDRAQLVVDALFGAGLARPLDGAAADIIAEIRRRKLPVIAVDVPSGVDGDTGAVLGLAPQAVATVTFFRKKPGHLLYPGRALCGEVVVADIGIPDQVLVEVDPAMAENCPQLWRAHLPVPAAMDHKYSRGHLTIVGGAVMTGAARLAARAGRRVGAGLVTIAAPESALAVYRMGDPGNIVIADGDLSALLADERRNAWVLGPGAGQGEGRRGQLQAVLEAERKCVLDADALSWFGGGKDTLRRLLSPSAVLTPHDGEFERLFGAIAGSRLERARQAASCSGAVVLLKGADTVIAHPDGRAVLNANAPPWLATAGSGDVLAGIIGGLLAAGMDGFDAACAGAWMHGAAASLIGPGLIAEDMDQSLPVVLRSLYHKENAPKS
- a CDS encoding D-amino acid dehydrogenase; this encodes MKVLVLGAGIIGTTTAYHLAQAGHQVVVVDRQDGVGMETSFANGGQISPCHAEPWANPSVLPKVIKWLGRDDAPLLFRWNRWDPALWAWGLRFIANCTSSRAAINTERTLRVALYSRACLQDLRERLGLQYDQRRQGILHVYRSEREFAQGRKAAALMNRFGLDRQIKDSAQCVAIEPALASVAGQLAGGILTPGDESGDAHKFTRAMADHAQREGAEFRFGTRVGAILRDDDRVTGIRTDQGDILADAVVLALGSWSPLLARPAGIRLPIVPAKGYSITIPADGPAAPFVSVTDDEHKMVYSRLGDRLRAAGTAEMTGYDTSLNPKRWRLILERARALFPLAGDFDQAQPWAGLRPVTPDSVPLIGATRLPGLWLNTGHGTLGWTMAAGSARIVADLISGRDPDIDLSGLGPERFTLPF
- the tig gene encoding trigger factor — its product is MQVTETNADGLKREFKVVVPASQLQTRTQDRLAEIARTVKLPGFRPGKVPMKIVQQKYTAAIMGEVLEQAVNDGTHNAITERNLRPAAQPKVEISSYAEGADLEFTVALEILPEITPMDFSTISLEREKAEIPAEEIDETLKNIADRNESTETVERASASGDVVVIDFVGKQDGVAFPGGTAEGYALKLGSNTFIPGFEDQLVGKSAGDTATVTVTFPEGYGNAELAGKPAEFDVTVKEVKAAVPAAIDDELAKKVGLDSLDALKGAISEEIGRELNAIGRNKVKRALLDALAAGHDFQVPASMVEQEFETIWKQLETDREAGRLDPSDEGKDDDTLKAEYKTLAERRVRLGLLLAEVGQKNNVTVTQDDLNKALIEEARRYPGQEHMVFQYYKGNPDALNALRAPIFEEKVVDFILELAKVTDKPVSAAELRKDPDEAEATDEAKPKKKAAAKKKAADTAE